The following coding sequences lie in one Chanos chanos chromosome 4, fChaCha1.1, whole genome shotgun sequence genomic window:
- the LOC115809057 gene encoding uncharacterized protein LOC115809057 — MIGSHGLRDELTAGGLLKDYLHVLRDMQMQLTAALEFLKPHIDLLESLVEGPMKAENCTMGTGPSHMEKTPKSKNTPCPYSSQSQEPVSRGATACPAIAGDHQHTFSQHPSESNSVKVHIHVYGETLGAHKAVLARLPIQESSREDCRLILVFCPVVSRVGTDIEVALKDVPANKGVILIVMHHTFDQNYTTNPRIPQSSATIVQSVNILFHESRGGVFQCGANEQAITQLKTALSQYI; from the exons ATGATTGGAAGTCACGGGCTCAGGG ATGAGCTTACTGCTGGAGGTCTGTTGAAGGACTATCTCCATGTTCTTAGAGATATGCAGATGCAGCTGACTGCTGCTCTAGAGTTCTTGAAGCCACACATTGATTTGTTGGAAAGCCTTGTTGAGGGTCCCATGAAAGCAGAGAACTGTACCATGGGCACAGGACCCAGTCATATGGAGAAAACACCAAAGTCCAAAAACACACCGTGTCCCTACAGCAGTCAGAGTCAAGAACCAGTCTCCAGAGGGGCAACAGCTTGTCCTGCGATTGCGGGTGACCAccaacacacattttcacaacatCCCAGCGAATCAAACAGCGTAAAAG TCCACATACATGTCTATGGAGAAACCCTTGGAGCTCACAAAGCAGTGCTGGCAAGGCTGCCCATACAggagagcagcagagaggactgCAGGCTGATTCTGGTCTTTTGTCCGGTGGTGTCGCGAGTTGGAACTGACATTGAAGTGGCTCTAAAGGACGTCCCAG CTAATAAAGGGGTCATTCTGATAGTGATGCACCACACCTTTGACCAAAACTATACCACAAATCCACGGATACCACAGTCCTCTGCAACAATAGTGCAAAGTGTGAATATATTGTTTCATGAATCAAGAGGTGGTGTATTCCAATGTGGAGCAAATGAACAAGCTATTACTCAGCTAAAGACAGCTTTGAGCCAATACATTTGA